One window from the genome of Deinococcus apachensis DSM 19763 encodes:
- a CDS encoding HD-GYP domain-containing protein — translation MFRRPRPPSVPPPGPDPRHSGVVPPGEPPDPTRVLADLLARPSLEGVLEGALAHAVTLLGGQAQGYAVWRRGQDRITAVFGYPKSLIGTPLQGPWARPRVRLLTGGGRELYELNPPEVQAQLDAAGLREVPLTLIVPLSDRGRGLGALVLDRTSSGEITPGQQEAAAAWGAAVAPLLTVLHSRDEWRQTARQITGALVEAVESQEFDGLGHAQAVADTAMRLGRAVGLVERELEELWYAATLHDLGKLHGEAGHAQVGANFLHGVPHLAEAQKAIRHHHERWDGQGEPEGLAAEDIPLYARILTAADAYVRAGDVGRLRAQAGKALDPRLVGLLEKLPQEA, via the coding sequence CCCACGCGGGTGCTGGCCGATCTGCTCGCCCGCCCCAGCCTGGAGGGGGTGCTGGAGGGGGCCCTGGCCCACGCCGTCACGCTGCTGGGGGGGCAGGCCCAGGGGTACGCGGTGTGGCGGCGGGGGCAGGACCGGATCACCGCCGTGTTCGGCTACCCCAAGTCACTGATCGGCACCCCGCTTCAGGGGCCCTGGGCCCGGCCGCGCGTCCGTCTGCTCACGGGAGGGGGACGCGAACTGTACGAGCTCAACCCCCCCGAGGTCCAGGCCCAGCTGGACGCCGCGGGTCTGCGCGAGGTGCCCCTGACGCTCATCGTGCCGCTGAGCGACCGGGGCCGGGGTCTGGGGGCACTCGTGCTCGACCGCACCTCCTCGGGGGAGATCACACCGGGGCAGCAGGAGGCTGCGGCGGCGTGGGGTGCAGCGGTCGCGCCGCTGCTGACCGTGCTGCACTCGCGCGACGAGTGGCGGCAGACGGCGCGGCAGATCACCGGCGCCCTGGTGGAGGCGGTCGAGAGCCAGGAGTTCGACGGCCTGGGTCACGCGCAGGCGGTCGCCGACACGGCCATGCGGCTGGGGCGGGCGGTGGGCCTGGTCGAGCGCGAACTGGAGGAGCTGTGGTACGCCGCCACCCTGCACGACCTGGGCAAGCTGCACGGCGAGGCCGGGCACGCCCAGGTCGGGGCCAACTTCCTGCACGGCGTGCCCCATCTGGCCGAGGCGCAAAAGGCCATCCGCCACCACCACGAGCGCTGGGACGGCCAGGGCGAGCCTGAGGGCCTCGCCGCCGAGGACATCCCCCTGTACGCCCGCATCCTGACCGCCGCCGACGCCTACGTGCGGGCGGGCGACGTGGGCCGCTTGAGGGCCCAGGCGGGCAAGGCCCTCGACCCGCGTCTGGTCGGCCTGCTGGAGAAGCTGCCGCAGGAGGCGTAG